The Halichoerus grypus chromosome 9, mHalGry1.hap1.1, whole genome shotgun sequence genome has a window encoding:
- the ZNF391 gene encoding zinc finger protein 391 isoform X4, with translation MSVAVSINRSFVRKDKQVLVMPFYSVGPDFQRGVPACELDMVFQSEGGQLWMLDLQGTEEGSERKYLSGRIHGGEKPFECNECGKTFSRSTHLIEHQRTHTGEKPYECSECGKAFSRGTHLSLHQRIHTGEKPYACGECGKAFSRSTNLSQHQRTHTQEKPYKCNECGKAFGDRSTIIQHQRIHTGENPYACSECGKAFSWISSLVEHQRTHTGENPYACSGCGKVFSRSSSLTEHQRIHTGEKPHECRECGKGFSRSSSLIIHERTHTGEKPYKCNDCGKAFSQSSTLIRHQRLHTKE, from the exons ATGTCTGTGGCAGTAAG CATTAACAGAAGCTTTGTGAGAAAGGACAAGCAAGTTCTAGTTATGCCATTTTACAGCGTGGGACCAGACTTTCAGAGAG GAGTCCCAGCATGTGAATTGGACATGGTCTTTCAGTCGGAGGGAGGACAGCTGTGGATGCTGGATCTTCAGGGCACTGAAGAGGGGAGTGAGCGAAAATACCTGTCTGG GAGAATTCATGGTGGGGAAAAGCCTTTTGAATGCAACGAATGTGGGAAAACTTTTAGCCGAAGTACACACCTTATTGaacatcagagaactcacactggagagaagccgtacgaatgcagtgaatgtggaaaagcttttAGCCGGGGCACTCACCTGAGTCTGCATCAGAGgatccacactggagagaaaccgtatGCATGTGgtgagtgtgggaaagccttcagccgAAGCACTAACCTTAGCCAACATCAGCGAACTCATACTCaagagaaaccttacaaatgtaacgagtgtgggaaagccttcgGTGACCGTTCAACCATAATTCAGCATCAACGAATACACACCGGAGAGAACCCCTATgcatgcagtgaatgtgggaaagctttcagttgGATCTCGTCTCTTGTTGAGCATCAGAGGACACACACCGGAGAGAACCCCTATGCATGCAGCGGCTGTGGCAAAGTGTTCTCGCGCAGCTCATCCCTCACTGAGCACCAGagaatccacactggagagaagccccaCGAGTGCAGAGAATGTGGGAAGGGCTTCAGTCGGAGCTCATCCCTTATTATCCACGAGAGAACTCACACCGGAGAGAAGCCTTACAAATGTAATgactgtgggaaagccttcagccaGAGTTCAACTCTCATCAGACATCAGCGACTTCACACTAAAGAGTAG
- the ZNF391 gene encoding zinc finger protein 391 isoform X2 → MHRYHPHVADEETEARRDEAPSGKLRSFINRSFVRKDKQVLVMPFYSVGPDFQRAGVPACELDMVFQSEGGQLWMLDLQGTEEGSERKYLSGRIHGGEKPFECNECGKTFSRSTHLIEHQRTHTGEKPYECSECGKAFSRGTHLSLHQRIHTGEKPYACGECGKAFSRSTNLSQHQRTHTQEKPYKCNECGKAFGDRSTIIQHQRIHTGENPYACSECGKAFSWISSLVEHQRTHTGENPYACSGCGKVFSRSSSLTEHQRIHTGEKPHECRECGKGFSRSSSLIIHERTHTGEKPYKCNDCGKAFSQSSTLIRHQRLHTKE, encoded by the exons ATGCACCGTTATCATCCCCACGTTGccgacgaggaaactgaggcacgccGAGATGAAGCACCTTCCGGGAAGTTACGCAGCTT CATTAACAGAAGCTTTGTGAGAAAGGACAAGCAAGTTCTAGTTATGCCATTTTACAGCGTGGGACCAGACTTTCAGAGAG CAGGAGTCCCAGCATGTGAATTGGACATGGTCTTTCAGTCGGAGGGAGGACAGCTGTGGATGCTGGATCTTCAGGGCACTGAAGAGGGGAGTGAGCGAAAATACCTGTCTGG GAGAATTCATGGTGGGGAAAAGCCTTTTGAATGCAACGAATGTGGGAAAACTTTTAGCCGAAGTACACACCTTATTGaacatcagagaactcacactggagagaagccgtacgaatgcagtgaatgtggaaaagcttttAGCCGGGGCACTCACCTGAGTCTGCATCAGAGgatccacactggagagaaaccgtatGCATGTGgtgagtgtgggaaagccttcagccgAAGCACTAACCTTAGCCAACATCAGCGAACTCATACTCaagagaaaccttacaaatgtaacgagtgtgggaaagccttcgGTGACCGTTCAACCATAATTCAGCATCAACGAATACACACCGGAGAGAACCCCTATgcatgcagtgaatgtgggaaagctttcagttgGATCTCGTCTCTTGTTGAGCATCAGAGGACACACACCGGAGAGAACCCCTATGCATGCAGCGGCTGTGGCAAAGTGTTCTCGCGCAGCTCATCCCTCACTGAGCACCAGagaatccacactggagagaagccccaCGAGTGCAGAGAATGTGGGAAGGGCTTCAGTCGGAGCTCATCCCTTATTATCCACGAGAGAACTCACACCGGAGAGAAGCCTTACAAATGTAATgactgtgggaaagccttcagccaGAGTTCAACTCTCATCAGACATCAGCGACTTCACACTAAAGAGTAG
- the ZNF391 gene encoding zinc finger protein 391 isoform X5 has protein sequence MPFYSVGPDFQRAGVPACELDMVFQSEGGQLWMLDLQGTEEGSERKYLSGRIHGGEKPFECNECGKTFSRSTHLIEHQRTHTGEKPYECSECGKAFSRGTHLSLHQRIHTGEKPYACGECGKAFSRSTNLSQHQRTHTQEKPYKCNECGKAFGDRSTIIQHQRIHTGENPYACSECGKAFSWISSLVEHQRTHTGENPYACSGCGKVFSRSSSLTEHQRIHTGEKPHECRECGKGFSRSSSLIIHERTHTGEKPYKCNDCGKAFSQSSTLIRHQRLHTKE, from the exons ATGCCATTTTACAGCGTGGGACCAGACTTTCAGAGAG CAGGAGTCCCAGCATGTGAATTGGACATGGTCTTTCAGTCGGAGGGAGGACAGCTGTGGATGCTGGATCTTCAGGGCACTGAAGAGGGGAGTGAGCGAAAATACCTGTCTGG GAGAATTCATGGTGGGGAAAAGCCTTTTGAATGCAACGAATGTGGGAAAACTTTTAGCCGAAGTACACACCTTATTGaacatcagagaactcacactggagagaagccgtacgaatgcagtgaatgtggaaaagcttttAGCCGGGGCACTCACCTGAGTCTGCATCAGAGgatccacactggagagaaaccgtatGCATGTGgtgagtgtgggaaagccttcagccgAAGCACTAACCTTAGCCAACATCAGCGAACTCATACTCaagagaaaccttacaaatgtaacgagtgtgggaaagccttcgGTGACCGTTCAACCATAATTCAGCATCAACGAATACACACCGGAGAGAACCCCTATgcatgcagtgaatgtgggaaagctttcagttgGATCTCGTCTCTTGTTGAGCATCAGAGGACACACACCGGAGAGAACCCCTATGCATGCAGCGGCTGTGGCAAAGTGTTCTCGCGCAGCTCATCCCTCACTGAGCACCAGagaatccacactggagagaagccccaCGAGTGCAGAGAATGTGGGAAGGGCTTCAGTCGGAGCTCATCCCTTATTATCCACGAGAGAACTCACACCGGAGAGAAGCCTTACAAATGTAATgactgtgggaaagccttcagccaGAGTTCAACTCTCATCAGACATCAGCGACTTCACACTAAAGAGTAG
- the ZNF391 gene encoding zinc finger protein 391 isoform X6 encodes MPFYSVGPDFQRGVPACELDMVFQSEGGQLWMLDLQGTEEGSERKYLSGRIHGGEKPFECNECGKTFSRSTHLIEHQRTHTGEKPYECSECGKAFSRGTHLSLHQRIHTGEKPYACGECGKAFSRSTNLSQHQRTHTQEKPYKCNECGKAFGDRSTIIQHQRIHTGENPYACSECGKAFSWISSLVEHQRTHTGENPYACSGCGKVFSRSSSLTEHQRIHTGEKPHECRECGKGFSRSSSLIIHERTHTGEKPYKCNDCGKAFSQSSTLIRHQRLHTKE; translated from the exons ATGCCATTTTACAGCGTGGGACCAGACTTTCAGAGAG GAGTCCCAGCATGTGAATTGGACATGGTCTTTCAGTCGGAGGGAGGACAGCTGTGGATGCTGGATCTTCAGGGCACTGAAGAGGGGAGTGAGCGAAAATACCTGTCTGG GAGAATTCATGGTGGGGAAAAGCCTTTTGAATGCAACGAATGTGGGAAAACTTTTAGCCGAAGTACACACCTTATTGaacatcagagaactcacactggagagaagccgtacgaatgcagtgaatgtggaaaagcttttAGCCGGGGCACTCACCTGAGTCTGCATCAGAGgatccacactggagagaaaccgtatGCATGTGgtgagtgtgggaaagccttcagccgAAGCACTAACCTTAGCCAACATCAGCGAACTCATACTCaagagaaaccttacaaatgtaacgagtgtgggaaagccttcgGTGACCGTTCAACCATAATTCAGCATCAACGAATACACACCGGAGAGAACCCCTATgcatgcagtgaatgtgggaaagctttcagttgGATCTCGTCTCTTGTTGAGCATCAGAGGACACACACCGGAGAGAACCCCTATGCATGCAGCGGCTGTGGCAAAGTGTTCTCGCGCAGCTCATCCCTCACTGAGCACCAGagaatccacactggagagaagccccaCGAGTGCAGAGAATGTGGGAAGGGCTTCAGTCGGAGCTCATCCCTTATTATCCACGAGAGAACTCACACCGGAGAGAAGCCTTACAAATGTAATgactgtgggaaagccttcagccaGAGTTCAACTCTCATCAGACATCAGCGACTTCACACTAAAGAGTAG
- the ZNF391 gene encoding zinc finger protein 391 isoform X1, which produces MESLRGSTAQGPKNEEACKGEGRLSRQTKCPVQKTSFEKTAIRKVSMTLKEIFTRERVPEASEFSLSSKVNIQQNIPKGARSPISRKNSKDNSDFIKHQKLFPQKKPCKCNECGKAFSYQSDLIVHRRIHGGEKPFECNECGKTFSRSTHLIEHQRTHTGEKPYECSECGKAFSRGTHLSLHQRIHTGEKPYACGECGKAFSRSTNLSQHQRTHTQEKPYKCNECGKAFGDRSTIIQHQRIHTGENPYACSECGKAFSWISSLVEHQRTHTGENPYACSGCGKVFSRSSSLTEHQRIHTGEKPHECRECGKGFSRSSSLIIHERTHTGEKPYKCNDCGKAFSQSSTLIRHQRLHTKE; this is translated from the coding sequence ATGGAAAGTCTCAGAGGGAGTACTGCCCAAGGTCCTAAGAATGAAGAGGCCTGTAAGGGTGAGGGCCGGTTATCAAGGCAGACAAAATGTCCTGTACAGAAGACATCTTTTGAGAAAACAGCCATCAGGAAAGTGTCGATGACCCTCAAGGAAATTTTCACTAGGGAGAGAGTTCCTGAAGCTAGTGAATTTAGTCTAAGCTCAAAAGTTAATATACAGCAGAACATTCCAAAGGGAGCTAGATCCCCCATATCTAGGAAAAACTCCAAAGATAATTCGGACTTCATTAAACACCAAAAACTCTTCCCACAAAAGAAACCTTGTAAATGCAacgaatgtgggaaagccttcagttaCCAATCAGACCTTATTGTCCACAGGAGAATTCATGGTGGGGAAAAGCCTTTTGAATGCAACGAATGTGGGAAAACTTTTAGCCGAAGTACACACCTTATTGaacatcagagaactcacactggagagaagccgtacgaatgcagtgaatgtggaaaagcttttAGCCGGGGCACTCACCTGAGTCTGCATCAGAGgatccacactggagagaaaccgtatGCATGTGgtgagtgtgggaaagccttcagccgAAGCACTAACCTTAGCCAACATCAGCGAACTCATACTCaagagaaaccttacaaatgtaacgagtgtgggaaagccttcgGTGACCGTTCAACCATAATTCAGCATCAACGAATACACACCGGAGAGAACCCCTATgcatgcagtgaatgtgggaaagctttcagttgGATCTCGTCTCTTGTTGAGCATCAGAGGACACACACCGGAGAGAACCCCTATGCATGCAGCGGCTGTGGCAAAGTGTTCTCGCGCAGCTCATCCCTCACTGAGCACCAGagaatccacactggagagaagccccaCGAGTGCAGAGAATGTGGGAAGGGCTTCAGTCGGAGCTCATCCCTTATTATCCACGAGAGAACTCACACCGGAGAGAAGCCTTACAAATGTAATgactgtgggaaagccttcagccaGAGTTCAACTCTCATCAGACATCAGCGACTTCACACTAAAGAGTAG
- the ZNF391 gene encoding zinc finger protein 391 isoform X3, which yields MSVAVSINRSFVRKDKQVLVMPFYSVGPDFQRAGVPACELDMVFQSEGGQLWMLDLQGTEEGSERKYLSGRIHGGEKPFECNECGKTFSRSTHLIEHQRTHTGEKPYECSECGKAFSRGTHLSLHQRIHTGEKPYACGECGKAFSRSTNLSQHQRTHTQEKPYKCNECGKAFGDRSTIIQHQRIHTGENPYACSECGKAFSWISSLVEHQRTHTGENPYACSGCGKVFSRSSSLTEHQRIHTGEKPHECRECGKGFSRSSSLIIHERTHTGEKPYKCNDCGKAFSQSSTLIRHQRLHTKE from the exons ATGTCTGTGGCAGTAAG CATTAACAGAAGCTTTGTGAGAAAGGACAAGCAAGTTCTAGTTATGCCATTTTACAGCGTGGGACCAGACTTTCAGAGAG CAGGAGTCCCAGCATGTGAATTGGACATGGTCTTTCAGTCGGAGGGAGGACAGCTGTGGATGCTGGATCTTCAGGGCACTGAAGAGGGGAGTGAGCGAAAATACCTGTCTGG GAGAATTCATGGTGGGGAAAAGCCTTTTGAATGCAACGAATGTGGGAAAACTTTTAGCCGAAGTACACACCTTATTGaacatcagagaactcacactggagagaagccgtacgaatgcagtgaatgtggaaaagcttttAGCCGGGGCACTCACCTGAGTCTGCATCAGAGgatccacactggagagaaaccgtatGCATGTGgtgagtgtgggaaagccttcagccgAAGCACTAACCTTAGCCAACATCAGCGAACTCATACTCaagagaaaccttacaaatgtaacgagtgtgggaaagccttcgGTGACCGTTCAACCATAATTCAGCATCAACGAATACACACCGGAGAGAACCCCTATgcatgcagtgaatgtgggaaagctttcagttgGATCTCGTCTCTTGTTGAGCATCAGAGGACACACACCGGAGAGAACCCCTATGCATGCAGCGGCTGTGGCAAAGTGTTCTCGCGCAGCTCATCCCTCACTGAGCACCAGagaatccacactggagagaagccccaCGAGTGCAGAGAATGTGGGAAGGGCTTCAGTCGGAGCTCATCCCTTATTATCCACGAGAGAACTCACACCGGAGAGAAGCCTTACAAATGTAATgactgtgggaaagccttcagccaGAGTTCAACTCTCATCAGACATCAGCGACTTCACACTAAAGAGTAG